The window AGTTTGTCCGCCGGCGACCAGATGCTGAAATACGGGTCGCACGCCACCAGCGGCACCGCTGGCGGGCGGAGCGGTGAAAGATTATTTTCTGCTGCGGGCAACTTGGCTTGAACCAAGAGGAGGATTGCCGCGAAGAGCAACGCCGTAGGACGCGTCACTCCGTGCGCGCCGCTTTCAGTGATCTTCAGTCCGACAGCAGACAGCCAATTCCTGTTTTCCATACGTTCCTCAAACTTCTATTTCCGCACCTCATCTTTACCCGTCGGCACGTAAACTTTCTTGTTCGCGTCAGCGACCGCAGCTTCGTTCATCTTGACCAACGCGCGGTCGTAGGTCATCAGGCCATTGACCTCGACCTCCACGTCGGTCGTCTGCGTGTAGATGGCGGCGGAAAGCCCGGCGTCCTCGATCATCGGCTGCAGCTTCCCCAGCAACGCGACGTAATTGTCCGTGAGTTCCTCCGAAGTTTTGAAGCTGCGGTAACCCCAGTTTTTTTCCTCCTGCCAGGTGTGGCCTTTGACCGGCAGACCCAATCCGCCGAATTCGCCGAGCACCATTGCACGATCCGTCACCGGCTTCGGCGCGCCGGGGCCGGGATATTGATGATGATCGAGAATATCGCCCGCCGGGAAATCGTTGCCGCCGCTCGCCCCATCCACGAGCCGCGTCGGGTCGAGTTGTTTCGTGAGGTTCAAAATGCGGGCGGTATCGAACTGTCCCCAACCTTCGTTGAACGGCACCCAAGTGACAATGCACGGATGATTGTAACGCCCCTCGATGAGCGCGCGCAGTTCCTTCTCGTAAATCGCCGCTGACTCTGGCGTGCGCTTCATTTCCTCGCCATCAAAGCCGCTCGGTCCCTGCCAGCGCGCGCTCTTGTCGCCGCTGGGCATGTCCTGCCAGACAAGCAGGCCGAGCTTGTCGCACCAGTAATACCAACGCTCCGGCTCCACCTTCACGTGCTTGCGCGCCATGTTGAATCCAAGTTTCTTCAACACTTCGATGTCGTAACGCAATGCCTCGTCCGTGGGTGCCGTGTAAAGACCATCGGGCCAGAAACCCTGATCGAGCGGGCCGAGCTGGAAGTACGGTTTGTTGTTCAGTTGGATTCGGAGACGCCCTTGATTGTCGCGGGCCATGGAGATTTTGCGCATGGCGAAGTAGCTCTTAATCTTATCAACTTGCTTCTTGGCCTCGAAAAGAGTGATGCGAATGTCATAAAGTTGAGGGGTTTCAGGTGTCCATTTCTTGAAACTCTTCATCGGGATTCTGATCGCTTCGCCGACAATTCCAGAACCAAAGGCAATCTCTTTGAAACCGTTACGAATGCTAATGCCGACTCCTGGTCCGTGCGCCATGCTGCTAAGGAGGGGACGAACAGTGACGGTACCGAGATCGATGTCCGTTGTGATCTGGATTCTCTCGATGTGCGCTTCATTTACCGGCTCCAACCATACCGTTTGCCAGATGCCACTCGTGGGCGTGTACCAAATACTGTGGGGATTTCGAA of the Candidatus Angelobacter sp. genome contains:
- a CDS encoding glycoside hydrolase family 2 TIM barrel-domain containing protein, with product MKPIHAAFSILSLVLAAQTVAAGDDWRPARGRLMTRWAKDVSPKNAHPEYPRPQMVRKDWQNLNGLWDYAITDKDAPAPKQWAGKILVPFPIQSALSGVMTNVSENQRLWYSRKFEVPKKWSGKRVMLNFGAVDWETTVWVNGREVGKHQGGYDGFSFDITDALHAKSENEIVVSVWDPTDAGPQPRGKQVRNPHSIWYTPTSGIWQTVWLEPVNEAHIERIQITTDIDLGTVTVRPLLSSMAHGPGVGISIRNGFKEIAFGSGIVGEAIRIPMKSFKKWTPETPQLYDIRITLFEAKKQVDKIKSYFAMRKISMARDNQGRLRIQLNNKPYFQLGPLDQGFWPDGLYTAPTDEALRYDIEVLKKLGFNMARKHVKVEPERWYYWCDKLGLLVWQDMPSGDKSARWQGPSGFDGEEMKRTPESAAIYEKELRALIEGRYNHPCIVTWVPFNEGWGQFDTARILNLTKQLDPTRLVDGASGGNDFPAGDILDHHQYPGPGAPKPVTDRAMVLGEFGGLGLPVKGHTWQEEKNWGYRSFKTSEELTDNYVALLGKLQPMIEDAGLSAAIYTQTTDVEVEVNGLMTYDRALVKMNEAAVADANKKVYVPTGKDEVRK